Genomic window (Deltaproteobacteria bacterium):
TAAAAGCAGTAAATCCACCTCTGTTATGAATATCAGAAGCATCTGACATAGGAACACTCCAAGTTTAGTTATATTATGTATATGATAACTAGCGTAAAAAAAAAACCATAGCAACCAAAAGTATTTGCTTGATTCACTTTTGCCGCAAACACTAAGAGCTTATTTTTTTACGATAAAAATAGTTACAATACGATCCCGCCATCCACACTTAATACCGTACCATTAACATAGGAGGCTTGCTCTGAGGCCAAATAAAAACAGGCGTTGGCAATATCCTCAACTTCCCCCAATCTTAAAACAGGAACTTTCGCCGCCATTCCTTCAAGAACTTCTTTGGGCATGGCACTTGTCATTGCCGTTTTAATAAAACCAGGTGCGATGGCATTGACTGTAAATCCTTTTCTTCCTAATTCTTTACCAAGGGTTTTTGTAAAACCAATGACTCCAGCTTTTGACGCCGCATAATTGGCTTGGCCAAAATTTCCATACAAACCAACAACACTTGAAATATTGATAATTCTTTTGTGGCTTGAATTGGCGTTAAATTTTTCCAGCAAGGACTTTGTTACATTGTAGAGTCCAGATAAATTTGTATTGATGACGACATCCCAGTCCATGTCTGTCATTTTAACAAAGGACTTGTCCCTGGTGATGCCGGCATTATTAATGAGGACATCCACGTTCCAAGGCAATGAAGAAACGGCCTTTGCAATAGAATCTCTTTTCGTGACGTCTACTTGAGACAGGTTTAAGCGGCTTGAATAGCTCGCAAGCTCTTTTTCTGCCGCGTGAATAGCCTCGGTTGAGTAATCCCAAACGACAACCTTGGCACCAGCTTTTAGAAAAGAGGAAGTTAATTGAAAACCAATGCCTGCAGCTCCGCCTGTAACTAAAACGACCTTATCCGTAAAATTGTAAGTTAAATTTGGCATAATCACCTCTGTTAAAAGAATAATAAATTTCTCATTTTTCCATCCAAAACTATTTCACAGTTTCTAGCACATGACAATCCCTCTCTTTTAAAATCGTTGAGTTTATTCTGGGATAGGATTATTTT
Coding sequences:
- the fabG gene encoding 3-oxoacyl-ACP reductase FabG; amino-acid sequence: MPNLTYNFTDKVVLVTGGAAGIGFQLTSSFLKAGAKVVVWDYSTEAIHAAEKELASYSSRLNLSQVDVTKRDSIAKAVSSLPWNVDVLINNAGITRDKSFVKMTDMDWDVVINTNLSGLYNVTKSLLEKFNANSSHKRIINISSVVGLYGNFGQANYAASKAGVIGFTKTLGKELGRKGFTVNAIAPGFIKTAMTSAMPKEVLEGMAAKVPVLRLGEVEDIANACFYLASEQASYVNGTVLSVDGGIVL